The following are encoded in a window of Mustela nigripes isolate SB6536 chromosome 1, MUSNIG.SB6536, whole genome shotgun sequence genomic DNA:
- the MEPE gene encoding matrix extracellular phosphoglycoprotein isoform X1, translating into MQIVCLGLLLFGVTWAAPTFLPQTEKTKEDCVEEQRITYKGHHEKHGYYIFKYVYTSSGRKNQSDIKQEEKNKDNIALQNFGKRRNQEPAPKENIAQEREKNSSILRANENYQSNKTETLFENRQKTNEDDSINNQGNAHSDLKMSIYPESTGNKGAEDEDNVVNKFRNQEEYGATLIRNNLQYIMEPRTVTELLAEENKENKPKNVLSKIPASMNYVKVSSKDRKNYQRDSQAQNIPVKSKSTYHTQHNIDYPKQLPKVKKVPSDFEGSGYPDLQERGDNDLSPFSGDGQPFKDISGKGEPIGPDLKGADIQTEFFGPTEANTISPDGRGPGYNEIPEKEESGRSTIGTRDETRKEASTADVSLVEGSNDIIGSTNFKELPGKEGNRVDANSQNAHQGKVEFHYPHPHLPSQEKKKEGSRDVAESTNYNEIPKNGKGGSRKDMEHSNRNQVISIEKQRFPNKGKSRGQLAPSHDLDNEIKNEIGSHNGLSRKNHYVPHRQNSTRNKGVSQRKGSWGYRKPNSRRRFSPPRKHDSSESSDSGSSSESDGD; encoded by the exons ACATTTCTGCCACAAACTGAGAAAACTAAGGAAGACTGTGTGGAAGAACAGAGG ATAACGTACAAAGGCCACCATGAGAAACACgggtattatatttttaagtatgtttaCACATCATCTGGGAGGAAAAATCAAAGTGACATAAAG caggaagaaaaaaataaagacaatattgCTCTTCAAAATTTtggtaaaagaagaaatcaagagccagcacctaaagaaaatattgcccaggaaagagagaaaaactcttCCATTCTTAGAGCCAATGAAAATTACCAAAGTAACAAAACCGAAACTCTTTTTGAGaacagacagaaaacaaatgaagatgaTAGTATTAATAACCAAGGAAATGCCCACAGTGACCTAAAGATGTCCATTTATCCTGAATCCACTGGGAATAAGGGGGCTGAGGATGAAGACAATGTTGTGAACAAATTCCGTAACCAAGAAGAATATGGTGCAACTCTCATCAGAAATAATTTGCAGTATATAATGGAGCCAAGGACTGTGACTGAACTCTTggcagaggaaaacaaagagaacaaaccCAAGAATGTTCTAAGCAAAATCCCAGCAAGTATGAACTATGTTAAAGTCTCCTCAAAAGATAGAAAGAATTATCAAAGAGATTCCCAAGCCCAGAATATTCCAGTTAAAAGCAAAAGCACCTACCATACCCAACACAACATTGACTATCCAAAACAGCTCCCGAAAGTCAAAAAAGTCCCCAGTGATTTTGAAGGCAGTGGTTACCCAGATCTTCAAGAAAGGGGCGACAatgatctctctcctttcagTGGCGATGGTCAACCTTTTAAGGACATTTCTGGTAAAGGAGAACCTATTGGTCCTGACTTAAAAGGTGCAGATATTCAAACAGAGTTTTTTGGCCCAACTGAAGCCAATACCATCAGTCCTGATGGACGAGGGCCAGGTTATAATGAGattccagagaaagaagaaagtggcaGAAGTACCATTGGAACCAGGGATGAAACAAGAAAAGAGGCAAGCACTGCTGATGTAAGTCTAGTGGAAGGCAGCAATGATATCATAGGTAGCACCAACTTTAAGGAACTCcctggaaaagaaggaaacagagtaGATGCCAACAGCCAAAATGCTCACCAAGGGAAAGTAGAGTTTCATTACCCTCATCCTCATCTACCctcacaagagaaaaagaaagaaggcagtaGAGATGTTGCTGAAAGTACTAATTATAATGAAATTCCAAAAAATGGCAAAGGTGGTAGCCGAAAAGATATGGAGCATTCTAATAGGAATCAAGTAATCTcaattgaaaaacaaagatttccCAATAAGGGCAAAAGTCGGGGCCAGCTTGCTCCTTCTCATGATCttgataatgaaattaaaaatgaaataggttCCCATAATGGCCTCAGCAGAAAAAATCATTATGTACCCCACAGACAAAATTCTACACGGAATAAGGGCGTGTCACAAAGGAAAGGCTCCTGGGGTTACAGAAAACCCAATTCCAGGAGAAGGTTTAGCCCCCCTAGAAAGCATGACAGTAGTGAATCATCTGACAGTGGCAGTTCCAGTGAGAGTGATGGTGATTAG
- the MEPE gene encoding matrix extracellular phosphoglycoprotein isoform X2 has protein sequence MSIYPESTGNKGAEDEDNVVNKFRNQEEYGATLIRNNLQYIMEPRTVTELLAEENKENKPKNVLSKIPASMNYVKVSSKDRKNYQRDSQAQNIPVKSKSTYHTQHNIDYPKQLPKVKKVPSDFEGSGYPDLQERGDNDLSPFSGDGQPFKDISGKGEPIGPDLKGADIQTEFFGPTEANTISPDGRGPGYNEIPEKEESGRSTIGTRDETRKEASTADVSLVEGSNDIIGSTNFKELPGKEGNRVDANSQNAHQGKVEFHYPHPHLPSQEKKKEGSRDVAESTNYNEIPKNGKGGSRKDMEHSNRNQVISIEKQRFPNKGKSRGQLAPSHDLDNEIKNEIGSHNGLSRKNHYVPHRQNSTRNKGVSQRKGSWGYRKPNSRRRFSPPRKHDSSESSDSGSSSESDGD, from the coding sequence ATGTCCATTTATCCTGAATCCACTGGGAATAAGGGGGCTGAGGATGAAGACAATGTTGTGAACAAATTCCGTAACCAAGAAGAATATGGTGCAACTCTCATCAGAAATAATTTGCAGTATATAATGGAGCCAAGGACTGTGACTGAACTCTTggcagaggaaaacaaagagaacaaaccCAAGAATGTTCTAAGCAAAATCCCAGCAAGTATGAACTATGTTAAAGTCTCCTCAAAAGATAGAAAGAATTATCAAAGAGATTCCCAAGCCCAGAATATTCCAGTTAAAAGCAAAAGCACCTACCATACCCAACACAACATTGACTATCCAAAACAGCTCCCGAAAGTCAAAAAAGTCCCCAGTGATTTTGAAGGCAGTGGTTACCCAGATCTTCAAGAAAGGGGCGACAatgatctctctcctttcagTGGCGATGGTCAACCTTTTAAGGACATTTCTGGTAAAGGAGAACCTATTGGTCCTGACTTAAAAGGTGCAGATATTCAAACAGAGTTTTTTGGCCCAACTGAAGCCAATACCATCAGTCCTGATGGACGAGGGCCAGGTTATAATGAGattccagagaaagaagaaagtggcaGAAGTACCATTGGAACCAGGGATGAAACAAGAAAAGAGGCAAGCACTGCTGATGTAAGTCTAGTGGAAGGCAGCAATGATATCATAGGTAGCACCAACTTTAAGGAACTCcctggaaaagaaggaaacagagtaGATGCCAACAGCCAAAATGCTCACCAAGGGAAAGTAGAGTTTCATTACCCTCATCCTCATCTACCctcacaagagaaaaagaaagaaggcagtaGAGATGTTGCTGAAAGTACTAATTATAATGAAATTCCAAAAAATGGCAAAGGTGGTAGCCGAAAAGATATGGAGCATTCTAATAGGAATCAAGTAATCTcaattgaaaaacaaagatttccCAATAAGGGCAAAAGTCGGGGCCAGCTTGCTCCTTCTCATGATCttgataatgaaattaaaaatgaaataggttCCCATAATGGCCTCAGCAGAAAAAATCATTATGTACCCCACAGACAAAATTCTACACGGAATAAGGGCGTGTCACAAAGGAAAGGCTCCTGGGGTTACAGAAAACCCAATTCCAGGAGAAGGTTTAGCCCCCCTAGAAAGCATGACAGTAGTGAATCATCTGACAGTGGCAGTTCCAGTGAGAGTGATGGTGATTAG